gcactaagACTGCTGGTTTCAATTTTGTGTCCTGGAATTCACAAATATTAGATagcttttgtaaaaaaaaatttttttcttttaaagtcAGCCATGTCGAGCCAAATATAGTTTAGCgctaatataaacaaacaaattaggtacatcactatgtttttatttatttgacacaaacagtcataaaaaacaaattacacaaatttacAGTAGGTACAGTTTTTGTAGCTTGGGAGTCATTATAACCTAATTTTAAACGACTTATTTCTGTGCTCACAATGCTGCTCGCCAATCGAGATAGGTACAGACTCACGCCTAGTTTAATGGCGTGATGGCTGAAGGATGGAtctcaaactcaaatatccTTATGTATAACTGTGTAGTACAAGATACAGATGgcttatacaataatttagtttCAACAGTTTACCCTTACAGGCATGCAATATTAGCGTTAAGTTACacttctaatattatacatactatGTTCTACATATGGGTATgtatagtacagtcaacagcacatcaagttagcCTGCATGAACATTTATGACCAACCAACAATGcacttttgttatttgtaagaaactgtcaataaatatatttttttttacagtttctGAATGATAGAACAAACAGTGCGTGTCGACACTGTTTTaagaaagtgaaaaataaataataatgaaggaAACGGATCTtggtagtttaaaaaatggaTCTGACACCAAAGAGGATTTCATTTGTGGCCTGACCAGGAAAAATTAGGCCTGGACTAACTGGCAACCCTAATGTTAAAGGCCAGtaatattaactatatttttggcGGGGTCCAAAACTAATGACAAGATGTGAATTTAATTACTGAAATGAAACGTATTGTTGACgctttaaaatgtattattaatacattttataatacatatttaagatTGTTCATTACTTTAACaacaatatatgaaataatttataataagtatatttgatCTGTAAAATTTCTCAGCCATTGAACCCAAACATAGagtaaaagttgtatttttacCAAAGATCgtattttataggtattttttgtgaaaatctgtcaaaataaaaattgtgtttaaaaataaacgtgcCTTATATATAGAGGTAAAATGTTTATCGAAAACAAACTAGATCAGTTTTGAAAGGTTTTCAATAAACGAATAAGTATATATGAGttgcattaaaaattataatgtgagggatatatatattttgacacaTTTTCTTGATAAATCTggttattaaaatagaaagagtattaagtatataaagttttatatatatttataagtttatagtggatatataatacaatagatatatattagaaTCACGCACAATaacagaaaacatttatttgtccAATATACGTTTGTTTTATAGGTCTATAGGAATCTaagaatatagtatatttgttCTGGGCTTTATATATgccattaatataatatgtcttctgttcatttcattttcattatttattcaagtggGTTTCAATATATATCGTCGGCTggcgtaaaatattttgtaaataactcATATTGTTAAgaatactaatttaataacGTTCTGtagattttcatattaaataacattgaaaaataacctgattttcttttttttttgacaagtTAACTATTTCGTTTCTATTTTTTAGAGCAGAGctggtaaatatatatcaaagtGGATTAAATCTTGGGATTTGATTAGGTTTTGTTTTACGGACTAACTCGGCAATAGATaccaataaatatgaaagcgTTATTAATTACGTTTACAATATGTACGTGTATATGTACCTATCGTGAGTTTAAatatgtatcaatttattgtggtcttattataaacttttattttttggctcTCACATTGCATTCTCTGTGTGACCAAATAGTTGACCGTAAGATAATGCTTTTATcataaagtaggtatttgttttatgtgaCATAAGAATTGtatcatttgtaatatttacttttttcgatatatgtatatcacttattattatagattgtaagtatataattgaatattacataaatataatattatacggtaaggtaggtacatacttttaaaaataatattagaaaatatgttaaacaaacacttacacataaaatacaaaaaatacgatAGATTAGGTATTTGTaagtaataatacttatatgtataggtatttttatgaagaaaattagaagtcaataaaataataaaaccaatatATAGAAAAGTTACACCGAAATATTACGAACATAAACATCAActtacaaagtaaaataaattattaataataactttttccGTTTTCTCTAATTCTAGTAAATGTCAGCGCCATATTTGTTGTAGAAAGCGCGCCAAAAGTACGCTCTGTCAGGCGTCAGCGGGGTCACGTACTGGGGTTCCAGGGTTATGGCCAGGTGGTGAGGGTATGGCAACCATTCTCCATTGCCAGGTTCCGGAGTTGGAGaactaagaaaataaaataatattaaaaaaaacatttccacTGTTTCACTTTAGCgctaaatttcaatttaaaaataaacaggcagatttttaactaaaacaGGAAAATCGAGATTTGAAACTAGGTCCCAAAGACTTTACAATAATGCCGAGTTTGAGCAACATCAGCATGGATGTGACGTGACTTATGAAACAAACATGATTgacaaaaatctaaattaaattttagtttaacgACTTTCATATACCTTAGTGTGTTCCGGCTAAAACCCGAAGTAAAGTAGGCTAGACTTAGGTTTAAACATCTGAGACACACTAcggggtttagccgtaacatatatacatgTTTTTCAAAAGCAGAATTAGGTACGAAGCCAAGAATTTAGAGCTTAAACATCAAACAAGAGTTTCTTACCCGTATCGGGCAAAGTTTGTCCACATCATTGTCATAAAGGTGACCATTCTAGCATCATCTTCATCCATCGGCAACGGAACTCTTTCCAGCtcgaacaaataaaataattcgtcCTGATTGGCTGTCGCGGCCAAACTGCTATTCGTCAACAGCCTCCCTAGATTCCTGCTACCGatgtaattgaaaatatattcgtaAACCGGAACATCCGAATGATTAGAATATAATTCTGAAAACAAGGACATTGGCCCGACGAATGAGAAGTCTGTATTCAAATTGATGATTCCACCGATCAATGATTCGTCTGATGTGgtattagtaaaataagtttcttttaaCGTTTCTCTAAATTCTTCTATTTCATCTTTAGGAACTATCAAACTTCTTTGATCCAATGCCGAATAGTCTTCATTCTTGATTCTGTCCATTTGACTTGTTATAGTGTTGTAATCTAAAGTGCTGATCAAGCCCTCGACGGTGTTTAAACCGAGTATAATGGGTACTGGATTAAAATCTTTACtagatattatattgtaaggAGTATCAGTAATAAATGCCTCTTCATCTTCGAAGATCTTTTCAACTGATGGCACGAAAACAGATTTTGGATTCATTTGTTTAGAAATGGCTTCCTCAACTTTGTTGATTTCCGTTTCGGTGTACACTTTCAACAACTTTTTAGGGTCCATAGTGTTCAGTCCTAGTGCTTTAGCTACCTGGCTTGCAGTCTTCAATGGCTTTGCATCGAAAGATTGAGGCGAAAACAGACTACCGCTTTCAGAAATAATCCTATGGAATAAACCTTTAGTTGTTTCAGATAACGTTAGATATATAGCCGCAATTCCCCCACTGCCTTGCCCCATAACTGTGATATTATCAGGATCTCCATTGAAACCATTAATATTATCCTTAATCCATCTCAAAGCGGCTCTTATATCTTTAAGTCCGGCGTTACCAGGGGCGTCTTCTATACCTAGATTTAGAAAACCGTAAACGTTGAGTCTATAGTTGACCGTGACGACAATAATGCCGTGACTGACTAAATATTGTGGCCCGTAGAAGCTTGGTGATCCTGAACCGATGCCGAAGCCTCCTCCGTGGAGAAAGACAAGGACGGGTATAGATTCATTGACAACAGCGCTCGGGGAAAAGATGTTTAGAACTAGACAGTCTTCATTGTCGCTGGGAGCAGCTAAGGGGTCTGTGGTAAGGAATTGGGGACATAAGACTGCTCGATTATCAGCTTTGTAAGTTTCGTCGAACGTTGGAGGTTCATCTGGTGCCTGAAAtcgattttaaattgttatttttttaaggagATCACTATTTTTTgcgtttatgatattaattgaCGTTGAACGTTCGACGTGAAACGTTTAACGAAATTTAACTACCTAACTAGACTAATTTTCGTTTCAGTATGAAAATGAAACTTAGATCCTTATACCTATCACTTATTGTGAAGTATTTTAAACGGACCAGACacttgtattaaataaaaatttatagtagcatttttataattttcctataagtatgtatttcgGCTTTACTTAGTGTGTCAAAAGAACTGAATTGGTTGCCAAGTCtagaaattatacacatacattcacaaaaacaaaaatggggttgaaaataaattcaaataaaacactGAAGATACAGTTACTCACCCTAAATTTTACAGGGACACCATATCTTATCCCCAAAAATTCATAATACAATCCATTTGTCGCTAAATTACCCTCAACTTTACCCTGTTTCGTCGTCACAACCCTCGAAGGCTCCAACGTATATGCGACgtcaaaaaacacaaaaattgcGCCAAAAATCACGGCTGTATGAACACCCATCCCtttgtttgtttatcttaaaactatggttttgttt
This sequence is a window from Plodia interpunctella isolate USDA-ARS_2022_Savannah chromosome 29, ilPloInte3.2, whole genome shotgun sequence. Protein-coding genes within it:
- the LOC128682146 gene encoding juvenile hormone esterase-like, which codes for MGVHTAVIFGAIFVFFDVAYTLEPSRVVTTKQGKVEGNLATNGLYYEFLGIRYGVPVKFRAPDEPPTFDETYKADNRAVLCPQFLTTDPLAAPSDNEDCLVLNIFSPSAVVNESIPVLVFLHGGGFGIGSGSPSFYGPQYLVSHGIIVVTVNYRLNVYGFLNLGIEDAPGNAGLKDIRAALRWIKDNINGFNGDPDNITVMGQGSGGIAAIYLTLSETTKGLFHRIISESGSLFSPQSFDAKPLKTASQVAKALGLNTMDPKKLLKVYTETEINKVEEAISKQMNPKSVFVPSVEKIFEDEEAFITDTPYNIISSKDFNPVPIILGLNTVEGLISTLDYNTITSQMDRIKNEDYSALDQRSLIVPKDEIEEFRETLKETYFTNTTSDESLIGGIINLNTDFSFVGPMSLFSELYSNHSDVPVYEYIFNYIGSRNLGRLLTNSSLAATANQDELFYLFELERVPLPMDEDDARMVTFMTMMWTNFARYGSPTPEPGNGEWLPYPHHLAITLEPQYVTPLTPDRAYFWRAFYNKYGADIY